A window of Microcystis aeruginosa FD4 contains these coding sequences:
- a CDS encoding BolA family protein → MVDFRQVEAMIQEQIPDAQVMIRDLTGGGDHLEAVVISGEFAGKTRVKQHQMVYGALQSALATEAIHALALKTYTPDSWAAEK, encoded by the coding sequence ATGGTTGACTTTCGCCAAGTAGAAGCGATGATTCAAGAACAAATCCCCGATGCACAGGTGATGATTCGGGATTTAACGGGAGGTGGCGATCATTTGGAAGCGGTGGTTATTTCTGGCGAATTTGCCGGCAAAACCCGCGTTAAACAGCATCAAATGGTTTATGGCGCTTTACAATCGGCACTGGCTACCGAAGCCATCCATGCTTTGGCATTAAAAACCTACACTCCCGACAGTTGGGCAGCAGAAAAATAA
- a CDS encoding tetratricopeptide repeat protein: protein MNNETSSIIDQNEREYEGLIVSLEANQKRLNILICVCDQEKLREEIIDRYSKELEPVIPCYRIDLDQKEPSLRAAIASLVSRKPELLQNKNSVITTTGVEKLHSIEWQREKSELDKFFGYLQWTREGLREFPYSIVLWVTSTVEVNLRKKSPDFWSWRKGVFRFISPPSNFLPCQEFLPILQSFDEITIDKDIPFISKEDLLELIEQIEVNKGKKEPRLASLYASLAKIYNHRLLDLPLSDYRQEQDLTIEYYQKAIDLQKELNLELDLVASLDSLAGIYYSLGEDQKAIEFYQQSLAIFQRIGDRWREADSYNNLGNAYHSLGEYQKAIEFYQQSLAIFQEIDDIKGVAYCYNNLGNIYNSLGEYQKAIEFHQQSLAIKREISDITGEAYSYLGLGNVYGSLREYQKAIEFYQQSLEIFQEMESIIGEPKTLFNLGVTYYKLKRIAEAKEAYLQARKLFQALGLAGYVQYCDQAIRQL from the coding sequence ATGAATAATGAAACATCTTCAATTATCGACCAAAATGAAAGAGAATACGAAGGTTTAATCGTGTCTCTAGAGGCAAATCAAAAGAGATTAAATATATTGATTTGTGTGTGTGATCAGGAAAAATTGCGAGAAGAAATTATTGATCGCTATAGCAAAGAATTAGAACCAGTAATCCCTTGTTATCGGATTGATTTAGATCAAAAAGAACCGAGTTTAAGAGCAGCAATTGCTAGTTTAGTCTCCAGAAAACCAGAGTTACTACAAAACAAAAACTCCGTGATCACAACCACAGGAGTGGAAAAATTACACTCGATCGAATGGCAACGGGAAAAATCGGAACTAGATAAATTTTTTGGTTATCTGCAATGGACAAGGGAAGGATTGCGAGAATTTCCCTATTCCATTGTTCTTTGGGTAACAAGCACAGTGGAAGTAAATTTACGCAAAAAGTCCCCCGATTTTTGGAGTTGGAGAAAAGGAGTTTTTCGCTTTATTTCTCCTCCAAGTAACTTTTTACCTTGTCAGGAATTTTTACCAATTTTACAATCTTTTGACGAAATTACTATAGATAAAGATATTCCTTTTATCTCTAAAGAAGACCTGTTAGAATTAATCGAGCAAATCGAGGTAAATAAAGGCAAAAAAGAGCCAAGATTAGCCAGTTTATATGCCAGTTTAGCTAAGATTTATAACCATCGTTTATTAGATTTGCCATTGTCAGATTATCGTCAGGAACAAGATTTAACGATCGAGTATTATCAAAAAGCGATCGATTTACAAAAAGAGTTAAATCTAGAACTTGATTTAGTTGCGAGTCTCGACTCATTAGCAGGTATTTACTATTCCCTAGGAGAAGACCAAAAAGCGATCGAGTTTTATCAACAGTCCTTAGCAATCTTTCAGAGAATCGGAGATCGCTGGAGAGAAGCAGATTCTTACAATAATTTAGGCAATGCTTATCATTCCCTAGGAGAATACCAAAAAGCGATCGAGTTTTATCAACAGTCCTTAGCAATCTTTCAGGAAATTGATGATATAAAGGGAGTAGCGTATTGTTACAATAATTTGGGCAATATTTACAATTCTCTAGGAGAATACCAAAAAGCGATCGAGTTTCATCAACAGTCTTTAGCGATCAAACGGGAAATCTCTGATATAACAGGAGAAGCTTATTCCTATCTAGGTTTGGGGAATGTTTACGGTTCCCTAAGAGAATACCAAAAAGCGATCGAGTTTTATCAACAGTCTTTAGAAATCTTTCAGGAAATGGAGTCTATCATAGGAGAACCAAAGACTCTGTTTAATCTGGGAGTTACCTACTATAAACTCAAACGTATAGCGGAAGCGAAAGAAGCATATCTTCAAGCGCGGAAATTATTTCAAGCATTGGGGTTAGCAGGATATGTTCAATATTGTGATCAGGCAATTCGGCAATTATAA
- a CDS encoding hemolysin XhlA family protein — protein MSNETVTYSLESVLKEIKDSIKEVNQKIDTLQKDVTEIKIAQAEIKSEVKDLKEQVRDMKGAQKNQIWALITLLGGSLITVSLRVLFSNNP, from the coding sequence ATGTCTAACGAAACTGTAACTTATTCCCTAGAATCCGTCCTCAAGGAAATTAAAGACAGCATCAAGGAAGTCAACCAAAAAATCGATACCCTGCAAAAAGATGTCACCGAGATAAAAATAGCCCAAGCAGAAATCAAAAGCGAAGTTAAAGACTTAAAAGAACAGGTTAGAGACATGAAAGGCGCTCAAAAAAATCAAATTTGGGCGTTAATTACCCTCTTGGGGGGTTCTTTAATCACCGTCAGTTTGCGAGTGCTATTTAGCAATAATCCCTGA
- a CDS encoding hemolysin XhlA family protein, which translates to MSNETVTYSLESVLKEIKDSIKEVNQKIDTLQKDVTEIKIAQAEIKSEVKDLKEQVRDMKGAQKNQIWALITLLGGSLITVSLRALFSNNP; encoded by the coding sequence ATGTCTAACGAAACTGTCACCTATTCCCTTGAATCCGTCCTCAAGGAAATTAAAGACAGCATCAAGGAAGTCAACCAAAAAATCGATACCCTGCAAAAAGATGTCACCGAGATAAAAATAGCCCAAGCAGAAATCAAAAGCGAAGTTAAAGACTTAAAAGAACAGGTTAGAGACATGAAAGGCGCTCAAAAAAATCAAATTTGGGCGTTAATTACCCTCTTGGGTGGTTCTTTAATCACCGTCAGTTTGCGAGCGCTATTTAGCAATAATCCCTGA
- a CDS encoding DUF4164 family protein, with product MSNETVTYSLESVLTRIESKIDSLEKRMDEKIDSLEKRMGERFDKVDERFEKVDERFDKVDERFDKVDDWLTKVEIGQAELKAELKGDIKVLDEKIEGLKGELKGDIKVLDEKIEGLTVRVAYQEFTNRGILIALVVAVLGGAAKLFGFFPNP from the coding sequence ATGTCCAACGAAACCGTCACCTATTCCCTAGAATCCGTCCTGACAAGAATTGAGAGTAAAATCGACTCCCTTGAAAAACGGATGGATGAGAAAATCGACTCCCTTGAAAAACGGATGGGTGAGAGATTTGACAAGGTAGATGAGAGATTTGAGAAGGTAGATGAGAGATTTGACAAGGTAGATGAAAGATTTGACAAGGTGGACGACTGGCTAACCAAAGTAGAAATCGGACAGGCCGAACTCAAGGCCGAGTTAAAAGGCGATATTAAAGTATTAGACGAGAAAATCGAGGGATTAAAGGGAGAGTTAAAAGGAGATATTAAAGTATTAGATGAGAAAATCGAGGGATTAACGGTACGGGTTGCTTATCAGGAATTTACTAACCGGGGGATTCTGATAGCTTTGGTGGTCGCTGTCTTGGGAGGTGCTGCTAAACTTTTTGGTTTTTTCCCTAATCCCTAG
- a CDS encoding four helix bundle protein: MVQKPKKLLNTHEDLEVYQIAFNLAMEIFELSKKFPGSEKYALIDQIRRSSRSVCANLAEAWRRRRYKGSFLLRLNDAEAEAAESQVWLKFAVKCQYLDIETGRKLYGQYNKVLGLIVIITNNADKWLLKTPKSPKP, translated from the coding sequence ATGGTGCAAAAACCTAAGAAATTGCTGAACACCCATGAAGACCTAGAAGTTTATCAAATCGCCTTTAATCTGGCTATGGAAATCTTTGAACTATCTAAAAAGTTTCCTGGGTCGGAAAAATATGCATTAATTGACCAAATTCGACGTTCTTCTCGTTCTGTCTGTGCTAATTTAGCGGAGGCATGGCGTAGAAGACGATATAAGGGTTCATTTTTGCTGAGATTAAATGATGCGGAAGCAGAAGCGGCAGAAAGCCAAGTATGGTTAAAATTTGCTGTTAAATGCCAATATTTAGATATTGAGACTGGTAGAAAACTTTATGGTCAGTATAATAAGGTTTTAGGACTGATCGTCATCATTACTAATAATGCCGATAAATGGCTACTAAAAACCCCAAAATCCCCAAAACCCTAA
- the folD gene encoding bifunctional methylenetetrahydrofolate dehydrogenase/methenyltetrahydrofolate cyclohydrolase FolD, which yields MSVTTCQILDGKALAQKIQLGLGERIQTLKSSMGRPPGLAVLMVGDNPASAVYVRNKEKACTKIGMASFGRHFPTDTSELEISAEIVRLNQDERVDGILIQLPLPKHLDAVSLLYQIDPKKDADGLHPLNLGGLVRGESCIRSCTPAGVMALLKEYNIPIAGKHAVVVGRSILVGKPLALMLLEENATVTIAHSRTENLAEITRNADILLPAVGKANLITPDMVKPGAVVVDVGINRVADRLVGDVDYAGVLEVASYLTPVPGGVGPMTVAMLLTNTLLSYERRF from the coding sequence ATGTCCGTAACTACTTGCCAAATTCTCGACGGGAAAGCCTTAGCTCAAAAAATCCAACTTGGACTAGGAGAGCGCATCCAGACGCTAAAATCTTCAATGGGAAGACCTCCGGGGTTAGCGGTGTTGATGGTGGGGGATAATCCCGCTAGTGCCGTTTATGTCCGCAATAAGGAGAAAGCTTGTACTAAAATTGGTATGGCCTCTTTTGGTCGTCATTTTCCTACCGATACAAGTGAACTAGAAATTTCAGCGGAAATTGTCCGTCTCAATCAAGATGAGCGGGTGGACGGGATTTTAATTCAATTACCCTTACCCAAGCATTTAGACGCGGTTTCCCTTCTCTACCAAATTGACCCGAAAAAAGATGCTGATGGCTTACATCCTCTCAATTTAGGCGGTTTAGTGCGGGGTGAGTCCTGTATCCGCAGTTGTACTCCTGCGGGGGTCATGGCACTGCTGAAAGAATATAATATTCCCATAGCCGGTAAGCACGCGGTGGTGGTGGGTCGCAGTATTCTAGTGGGGAAACCTTTAGCTTTAATGTTATTGGAGGAAAACGCTACGGTAACTATTGCTCACTCACGCACGGAAAATCTGGCAGAAATAACCAGAAATGCCGATATTTTATTACCTGCTGTCGGTAAAGCTAATTTAATCACCCCGGATATGGTAAAACCTGGTGCAGTAGTGGTGGATGTGGGGATTAATCGCGTCGCTGACCGTTTGGTGGGAGATGTGGACTATGCTGGGGTTTTAGAAGTAGCTAGTTATCTTACTCCTGTCCCTGGGGGTGTCGGTCCCATGACGGTGGCAATGTTATTAACAAATACACTGTTAAGTTACGAACGCAGGTTCTAA
- a CDS encoding type IV pilin protein, whose product MNSTFKFKLIQALNKKNGNKGFTLIELLVVVIIIGVLAAIALPNLLGQVAKGRQAEARNNLGTVNRAQQAYRLENAIFTTMSNLPVTVTSTYYQAIATQGTPDRLSAVQNAVALDDYTNDIRDYSSAVGQTAAGAFEAVICETTHPTTGTVTATVTDGNVNDCPTDSKAVK is encoded by the coding sequence ATGAACTCTACTTTCAAATTCAAACTCATCCAAGCTCTCAACAAAAAGAACGGTAACAAAGGTTTCACCCTCATCGAACTCTTAGTTGTCGTTATCATCATCGGTGTACTCGCTGCTATCGCTCTCCCCAACCTCCTCGGTCAGGTAGCCAAAGGTAGACAAGCGGAAGCTCGCAACAACTTGGGTACTGTTAACCGCGCTCAACAGGCCTACCGCTTGGAAAACGCTATCTTTACCACTATGTCTAACTTGCCTGTCACCGTCACTAGCACCTACTATCAAGCCATTGCCACTCAGGGGACTCCCGATAGACTGTCGGCTGTTCAGAATGCGGTGGCTCTCGATGATTACACCAACGATATTCGCGACTACTCTTCTGCTGTTGGTCAAACTGCCGCTGGTGCTTTTGAAGCTGTTATCTGTGAAACAACTCACCCCACTACTGGTACTGTCACTGCGACTGTCACCGATGGTAACGTAAATGACTGTCCAACCGACAGCAAAGCTGTTAAATAG
- a CDS encoding sulfite oxidase-like oxidoreductase: MLGKFFKKPASPDQDRVPPGQYLATGFPVLTYGDTPQIKTENWLFKVWGKVATTKTFNWSDFMALPQSEFTKDFHCVTRWSKLDVTWTGVKVLDLMTLIDLLPEATHVMQHCYGGYTTNLTLEEFLHEDNFFAFQLFGQPLPPDHGGPLRLVVPHLYAWKSSKWINGLEFLDREQLGFWELNGYHRRGDPWLEERYGGF, translated from the coding sequence ATGTTAGGCAAATTCTTTAAAAAACCAGCATCTCCCGATCAAGACCGAGTTCCCCCGGGCCAATATCTCGCTACTGGTTTTCCTGTGCTTACCTACGGGGATACTCCCCAAATCAAGACCGAGAACTGGTTATTCAAGGTTTGGGGAAAGGTGGCCACGACTAAAACTTTTAACTGGTCGGATTTTATGGCCCTACCGCAGTCGGAATTTACCAAGGATTTTCACTGTGTCACCCGTTGGTCAAAATTAGATGTGACTTGGACGGGAGTTAAGGTATTGGATTTGATGACCTTAATTGACCTGCTGCCGGAAGCTACCCACGTCATGCAACACTGTTATGGGGGTTATACGACTAACCTCACCCTAGAGGAGTTCCTGCACGAGGATAATTTTTTCGCTTTTCAACTGTTTGGTCAACCTTTACCCCCCGACCACGGTGGTCCGCTGCGCTTAGTTGTCCCCCATCTCTACGCTTGGAAAAGTTCTAAATGGATTAATGGCTTAGAATTTCTCGATCGAGAGCAATTGGGTTTCTGGGAACTTAATGGCTACCATCGACGAGGTGATCCCTGGTTAGAGGAACGTTATGGCGGTTTTTAA
- a CDS encoding RNA-guided endonuclease InsQ/TnpB family protein, translating to MLNVLKVRICPNKEQELALAKNFGCVRFVWNYYLNKTNNQYLETGKGMTYCDMAKDLTQLKKQPDFEWLAEATAATLQQSLKNLESAFKNFFSKRTKFPKFKSKHKKQSIRYPESCSIRNKGIKLPKLGVVKAKISRGINGKIKSVTVSQTSTGKYFAAILLEMDDSPTIEKLKISGIDLGLSTLVTVFDGETTYKIDPIKPTRKYAKRLKRRQQALSRKAKGSNNRKKAIKEVAKVHEKIANTRQDFLHKLSRKLCDENQIVVAENLNIKGLARTKLAKSIHDAGFGMLLNFLDYKLEREGGKLVEVDRFYPSTKLCSCCGFKNDLLTLNIREWICPECKSHHDRDENAAKNLREEGMRILSTNTDGQSEFQAWGETVRLVGTCTQKRVSANQESPVTASA from the coding sequence ATGTTAAATGTTTTGAAAGTGAGAATATGCCCAAACAAAGAACAAGAACTAGCCCTAGCTAAAAACTTTGGTTGCGTTCGTTTTGTCTGGAATTACTACTTAAATAAAACTAACAATCAGTACCTAGAGACGGGTAAAGGAATGACCTACTGTGACATGGCAAAAGACCTCACCCAACTCAAGAAACAACCAGATTTTGAATGGTTAGCTGAGGCTACTGCCGCCACCTTGCAGCAATCATTGAAAAACTTAGAATCTGCTTTTAAGAACTTCTTCTCAAAAAGAACAAAATTCCCTAAGTTTAAAAGTAAGCACAAAAAACAATCAATCCGTTATCCTGAAAGTTGTTCAATTAGAAATAAGGGAATTAAGCTACCTAAATTAGGGGTAGTAAAAGCTAAGATTTCTCGAGGGATAAACGGCAAAATTAAATCCGTAACTGTTTCTCAAACCAGTACAGGTAAGTATTTTGCTGCTATCTTGTTGGAAATGGATGACTCACCCACCATTGAAAAACTAAAAATATCAGGGATAGACCTAGGTTTATCTACTTTGGTTACGGTTTTTGATGGTGAAACAACCTACAAGATTGACCCAATCAAACCTACCAGAAAATACGCTAAACGTTTAAAGCGGAGACAACAAGCATTGTCTCGTAAAGCCAAGGGTTCTAATAATCGCAAAAAAGCCATTAAGGAGGTAGCCAAAGTTCACGAAAAGATAGCAAATACTAGACAAGATTTTCTTCATAAACTATCCAGAAAGTTATGCGATGAAAACCAAATCGTTGTAGCCGAGAATCTGAATATTAAAGGGTTAGCAAGGACTAAATTAGCCAAATCAATACATGACGCTGGATTTGGTATGTTGCTTAATTTCTTGGATTACAAGCTAGAAAGAGAGGGAGGAAAACTTGTAGAAGTCGACAGGTTTTATCCGAGTACAAAACTCTGTTCTTGCTGTGGATTTAAAAATGATTTGTTGACTCTCAATATTCGTGAATGGATTTGTCCAGAATGTAAGAGTCATCACGATAGAGATGAAAACGCCGCCAAGAATTTAAGGGAAGAGGGTATGAGAATACTGTCAACAAATACCGATGGACAGTCGGAATTTCAAGCTTGGGGAGAAACTGTAAGACTCGTTGGTACTTGTACCCAAAAGCGGGTTTCTGCGAATCAAGAATCCCCTGTCACAGCGTCAGCTTGA
- a CDS encoding DUF4164 family protein encodes MSNETVTYSLEAVLTRIESKIDSLEKRMNERFDKVDERFDKVEDRLTKVEIGQAELKAELKGDIKVLDEKIEGLTVRVAYQEFTNRGILIALVVAVLGGAAKLFGFFPNP; translated from the coding sequence ATGTCTAACGAAACTGTAACTTATTCCCTAGAAGCTGTCCTAACCAGAATTGAGAGTAAAATCGACTCCCTTGAAAAGCGGATGAATGAGAGATTTGACAAGGTAGATGAGAGATTTGACAAGGTAGAGGACCGGCTAACCAAAGTAGAAATCGGACAGGCCGAACTCAAGGCCGAGTTAAAAGGCGATATTAAAGTATTAGATGAGAAAATCGAGGGGTTAACGGTACGGGTTGCTTATCAGGAATTTACCAACCGGGGGATTCTCATCGCTTTGGTGGTCGCTGTCCTGGGAGGTGCTGCTAAACTTTTTGGTTTTTTCCCTAATCCCTAG
- a CDS encoding type IV pilin protein, whose amino-acid sequence MRYLLFLAIKSQGKKARGFTLIELLIVVILFGVLAAISLPNLLGQIAKGRQAEARSALGLINRAQQGYRYEKGTFGSLSDLSLEAATISLTFYTISPGGIPNAFGAAYKANAVPEFDNDIKNYAGAAGQTAAGAYTGIVCEDETPLEDNVSTSNTDGNPSCVNGVRIN is encoded by the coding sequence ATGAGATACCTTCTTTTTTTAGCAATCAAATCACAGGGAAAAAAAGCGAGGGGTTTTACTCTAATAGAATTGTTGATAGTGGTGATTTTATTTGGGGTTCTCGCTGCCATCAGTTTACCGAATCTCTTGGGACAAATCGCCAAAGGTAGGCAAGCAGAGGCGCGCTCGGCACTGGGATTGATCAATCGCGCCCAACAGGGTTATCGTTATGAAAAAGGGACTTTTGGTAGTTTATCCGACCTATCTCTGGAAGCTGCCACTATTTCCCTAACATTCTATACTATCAGCCCAGGAGGAATTCCCAATGCTTTTGGAGCCGCCTATAAAGCGAATGCAGTGCCTGAATTTGATAACGATATTAAAAATTATGCAGGAGCGGCCGGACAAACGGCAGCCGGGGCCTATACTGGCATTGTTTGTGAGGATGAAACTCCTTTAGAAGATAATGTTTCTACCAGTAATACCGACGGCAATCCTAGCTGTGTTAATGGCGTTAGAATTAATTAG
- a CDS encoding shikimate dehydrogenase translates to MSNETVSYSLESVLKEIKDSIKEVNQKMDTLQQDVNQKIDTLQKDVNQKIDTLQRDVSDLKVGQAKLTEKVEGMDKRLEKVENEQYTLVKAISDLQGFRGLIVPILIGAMSAAIGAIITVAIRILFLGNNP, encoded by the coding sequence ATGTCTAACGAAACTGTCAGCTATTCCCTTGAATCCGTCCTTAAGGAAATTAAAGACAGCATCAAGGAAGTCAACCAGAAAATGGACACCTTGCAACAGGATGTCAACCAAAAAATCGATACCCTGCAAAAAGATGTCAATCAAAAAATCGATACCCTGCAAAGAGATGTGAGTGATTTAAAGGTAGGACAAGCTAAACTAACCGAGAAAGTCGAAGGGATGGATAAAAGACTAGAAAAAGTAGAAAACGAGCAATACACTCTAGTTAAAGCTATTTCTGACCTACAGGGTTTTCGCGGTCTGATTGTTCCTATCCTTATAGGGGCCATGAGTGCCGCTATCGGTGCAATTATCACTGTTGCTATCCGAATTCTTTTCCTCGGTAACAATCCCTAA
- a CDS encoding DUF4164 family protein — MSNETVTYSLEAVLTRIESKIDSLEKRMDEKIDSLEKRMNERFDKVDERFDKVEDRLTKVEIGQAELKAELKGDIKVLDEKIEGLTVRVGYQEFTNRGILIALVVAVLGGAAKLFGFFPNP, encoded by the coding sequence ATGTCTAACGAAACCGTCACCTATTCCCTAGAAGCTGTCCTAACTAGGATTGAGAGTAAAATCGACTCCCTTGAAAAACGGATGGATGAGAAAATCGACTCCCTTGAAAAGCGGATGAATGAGAGATTTGACAAGGTAGATGAGAGATTTGACAAGGTAGAGGACCGGCTAACCAAAGTAGAAATCGGACAGGCCGAACTCAAGGCCGAGTTAAAAGGCGATATTAAAGTATTAGATGAGAAAATCGAGGGATTAACGGTACGGGTTGGTTATCAGGAGTTCACCAACCGGGGGATTCTGATAGCTTTGGTGGTCGCTGTCTTGGGAGGCGCTGCTAAACTTTTTGGTTTTTTCCCCAATCCCTAG
- a CDS encoding DUF4164 family protein, whose amino-acid sequence MSNETVTYSLEAVLTRIESKIDSLEKRMNERFDKVEDRLTKVEIGQAELKAELKGDIKVLDEKIEGLTARVGYQEFTNRGILIALVVAVLGGAAKLFGFFPNP is encoded by the coding sequence ATGTCTAACGAAACTGTCACCTATTCCCTAGAAGCTGTCCTAACTAGGATTGAGAGTAAAATCGACTCTCTGGAAAAACGGATGAATGAGAGATTTGACAAGGTAGAGGACCGGCTAACCAAAGTAGAAATCGGACAGGCCGAACTCAAGGCCGAGTTAAAAGGCGATATTAAAGTATTAGATGAGAAAATCGAGGGATTAACGGCACGGGTTGGTTATCAGGAGTTCACCAACCGGGGGATTCTGATAGCTTTGGTGGTCGCTGTCTTGGGAGGCGCTGCTAAACTTTTTGGTTTTTTCCCCAATCCCTAG
- a CDS encoding OB-fold nucleic acid binding domain protein, with the protein MSIQTRVGRIGSLLLLLGLFGCSTLADLGIAVPYTGDPPLTAIEQLQEKPKGALVYLRGTVSNYAPFLTGGAYLLQDRSGRIWIRTNSNKLPRQGEEIVIKGKIDFEAIPQGSQTVNEMYVLELEQMAVAVNSVPTPSPSPEIKPSPTSEVKPPENNSPPVSTKPLENPRQVTIPGAAETKPPETPVLTPVKPNPPVQPVAEAIPPKPPTVIKPVQDPLDAFFLPHKQREK; encoded by the coding sequence ATGTCTATCCAGACTCGTGTAGGGCGCATCGGCAGTTTATTATTATTGCTAGGGTTATTCGGTTGTAGTACCCTTGCTGACCTCGGTATTGCCGTTCCCTACACCGGTGATCCTCCCCTAACAGCGATCGAGCAATTACAGGAAAAACCAAAAGGCGCTTTAGTTTATCTTAGGGGAACCGTGAGCAATTATGCCCCTTTTTTAACTGGAGGAGCCTATCTTTTGCAGGATAGGTCGGGTAGGATTTGGATTCGCACCAATAGCAATAAATTACCCCGTCAAGGCGAGGAAATCGTCATTAAGGGCAAAATTGACTTTGAAGCTATTCCCCAGGGTTCTCAAACCGTTAACGAAATGTATGTGCTGGAATTAGAACAGATGGCAGTAGCGGTTAATTCGGTTCCCACTCCTTCCCCGTCCCCAGAAATTAAACCTTCCCCCACCTCAGAAGTTAAACCCCCAGAAAATAATTCTCCCCCAGTCTCCACTAAACCCCTGGAAAATCCCCGACAGGTGACAATTCCGGGCGCAGCTGAAACGAAACCCCCAGAAACTCCCGTCCTTACCCCCGTTAAACCCAATCCACCCGTGCAACCCGTCGCAGAAGCGATTCCCCCCAAACCCCCCACAGTGATTAAACCCGTCCAAGATCCCCTCGATGCTTTCTTTTTACCCCATAAACAAAGGGAGAAATAG
- the rpmF gene encoding 50S ribosomal protein L32 — protein sequence MACPKKKTSNAKRDQRRAHWRKQAAREAQKALSLGKSVLSGRSNSFVYPTKEEEEGEDEE from the coding sequence ATGGCTTGTCCCAAGAAGAAAACCTCAAATGCCAAGCGCGACCAACGGAGAGCGCACTGGAGAAAGCAAGCGGCTCGGGAAGCGCAAAAAGCCTTATCTTTGGGTAAATCTGTCCTTTCTGGTCGTTCTAACAGCTTTGTCTATCCCACTAAAGAGGAAGAAGAAGGGGAAGACGAGGAATAA
- a CDS encoding shikimate dehydrogenase: MSNETVTYSLESVLKEIKDSIKEVNQKMDTLQKDVNQKIDTLQRDVSDLKVGQAKLTEKVEGMDKRLEKVENEQYTLVKAISDLQGFRGLIVPILIGAMSAAIGAIITVAIRILFLGNNP, translated from the coding sequence ATGTCTAACGAAACTGTCACCTATTCCCTTGAATCCGTCCTCAAGGAAATTAAAGACAGCATCAAGGAAGTCAACCAGAAAATGGACACCCTGCAAAAAGATGTCAACCAGAAAATCGATACCCTGCAAAGAGATGTGAGTGATTTAAAGGTAGGACAAGCTAAACTAACCGAGAAAGTCGAAGGGATGGATAAAAGACTAGAAAAAGTAGAAAACGAGCAATACACTCTAGTTAAAGCTATTTCTGACCTACAGGGTTTTCGCGGTCTGATTGTTCCTATCCTTATAGGGGCCATGAGTGCCGCTATCGGTGCAATTATCACTGTTGCTATCCGAATTCTTTTCCTCGGTAACAATCCCTAA
- a CDS encoding DUF4164 domain-containing protein — protein MSNETVTYSLESVLKEIKDSIKEVNQKIDTLQKDVNQKIDTLQKDVTEIKIAQAEIKSEVKDLKEQVRDMKGAQKNQIWALITLLGGSLITVSLRALFSNNP, from the coding sequence ATGTCTAACGAAACTGTCACCTATTCCCTTGAATCCGTCCTCAAGGAAATTAAAGACAGCATCAAGGAGGTCAACCAAAAAATCGATACCCTGCAAAAAGATGTCAATCAGAAAATCGATACCCTGCAAAAAGATGTCACCGAGATAAAAATAGCCCAAGCAGAAATCAAAAGCGAAGTTAAAGACTTAAAAGAACAGGTTAGAGACATGAAAGGCGCTCAAAAAAATCAAATTTGGGCGTTAATTACCCTCTTGGGTGGTTCTTTAATCACCGTCAGTTTGCGAGCGCTATTTAGCAATAATCCCTGA